Within Topomyia yanbarensis strain Yona2022 chromosome 2, ASM3024719v1, whole genome shotgun sequence, the genomic segment TTTTAGAATTTGTGCTACAtgatttcattaaaatctggtTTCGCATGTGAGTCATCGGCAATCTAGACATATCAATTGAGCTTTGTCAGCACCAGGTTGTACAGAATACGTTTGTTGTTTGGGGCTTCGGTTGGGTTGTTTATTTTAGCGGTAACATTTATAGTATTTTCGGAGAGTTAGCGAATCCAgcgaatttttttcgagtttttcgCCATTATTAAAGATGTTGGGATCAGCCTTGATTTACCGAATGACCTTGGATTGCTCGGAAAGTACAGTTTACGGTAAACGATTCCACTATGACGCTTCAATAGCACTTTGCGGGAAGTTGTCTTCTACTTTTTAATCACTCGACTCACAGTTCTCTTAGAATAATCCAGTAGTTTCAAGAATGGACGGGACAATATTGTCACTCATAAGCATGGGAAAAACCGCATCTCTAACCGTTCGTTCGCCATTCACAAGAAAGATTCCTTCGTCTATAAAGCATTCTGCGTGcatggaaaatgaagtaaagcAACCTGGTGCAGCGAACGCACTTGAGCCGAACTTGAAGCAAATCAATTGCTATTTTGTTCTAGCCCTTCGCAGAATGTAtgctatgattttttcataatcctataaataATTGGATAATCATTTATCGTTTATTGGTTATCCGATAATCGTAGATGGCGCTGGTTTCCACTGGGAGGTTGATATCGCTATTATCTTGTTCCGGACGACAGAAGCccagaattgatccactggattTCCGCTCACATATCGTACGAAGCGACAAAAACAGGACTCTCTTTTCCATTTTCTGCATCTTCTAGGACTTTCTAATTTTGTAAATTAAGTTAGTGAATTATTTCTTACAATCtgggcttattagccagggcaaggtgtaaatacctctgtcccatcccaaaggaccaaaggagtgacattaacttttttagccaagtcactccctaCGAATTAATTATATCCCccttaaactgaaacggtcggtacggttgtcctcgtttcgtcctcatttaagattcaaaacaattcattaactaaattattcattaaatgaataatttaattgccgtctagTTTTGAAACATATTCAAACCCAACTCGCACAGTAgacctggccgttttaataatTGCGACACATGGAAATATGCTTCAaaaattgacaagaaaaacactacagaataactaCAGTGTTTTCCAGAATGCTTCTCAATACTGGCTAGGTTAGAATAGAATTAAGTTagcaaattattttttatcattctTCTTATCTATTCGTAATACACTTTTTGCTTTTCTTTctagtatttaaaataatatacAACGCACGAGTGAAATTGCTAGTATGTCTGTCATGCAAAGTAAGGTTTTCAATTACAGTTAATGCTTgttttgggccgctcaaaatcATATCATATTCTCGTCTCGAATACAATCGATACCTTTTTTGCTACAGCCTCGgttaaaatttttaattatcttttttagatcatttgattcttttccTTTTACCTTGTCGCGGTAATATGttgaaaatagacactttaccctATTTCGGGTTTCCTCCACTATTCAATGTTGTAATAGTTGTTTcataaaaattgtatattctataACTATTAGATCGgcaacaatatatatatatatatatatatatatatatatatatatatatatatatatatatatatatatatatatatatatatatatatatatatatatatatatatatatatatatatatatatatatatatatatatatatatatatatatatatatatatatatatatatatatatatatatatatatatatatatatatatatatatatatatatatatatatatatatatatatgtataccTCAAAACTTACAGTCGCTTGGCTTATTTTATAAtgaaccactttgttgaagatcgcATATTTGAGGTTCccctaaaaagttatttaactttgaagaggcaacacataactttacataagaatatctttttacttcaaaatcggatcaatttgcagtcttcggcaatgttgatccttgcaccttaagctatatatcaGCAGATTTGCACAAGcgatgcacaagatgatactggcattttgtagtgaatttattatttcctttgcctatttttcatatattttcacatagaaacttgaaaactcttgtgaatgaactagagttttcgaaaaaagctcatatttgacaaatgataTGTGAaaccaattaccgtttgatttaacagtgttccgaaaaaagtcaaaattgttgccattGGCTATACTACATCCCCACTACCATCAGATCATATTGAATCCTTTAGAGTTGTGCCAATTTaataatatattattttgttcgaTTTCTTCAGGTAGTACtagattcattagattttaataaattttcctaTTGTTTTCTTCAGTGTCCGTTGGTTGTTCATCAGGCGGCTGAAACTTTGTGTTTTTGATTACTATTGATAAATTATTCTTAGAAAGAGGCTTTGCGTAGAGTGCCGTCTATTTATAGTACTGACACGTGGTGATCTGGTTTTGCTACATATAAATTGTGGTCTGAGCAATGTACAGTGGTCCAAAATGTGAACTTAGTGGGAATTGCTTTTGATTAAAACTGAATATCTTAGCCTTATAAATATGTGTTCAAGCGTCTGTTGAGGTGTCGGATTTGTCTTTCATTTGGAAACTGTTTAGTCGCGGCGCAGTGAAACTCGCGGGTAGGATAAACTACTGTTGGTTTATTTGAAGTACATTTACGGACTGACGAACATAAGGACATAACGGATGATGCTAAAACTATTGGACTAAAGCATTATCGTAATGACTATCTAACTTATTAACGAGTGAACGTGACTGATATGGTGTGAGCTGGGAAACCCCTCTACTAACCGGAAATATATTTCGAGTTGGCAATACTGACAGAAGCGCGAATTATCCACACCAAAATCACAACTGTAGAATTTACTAAAGTGCATACCGTTTTCGTTAGTGTATAGTGAAGCCCTATTAATCTGATAATAACGGATTGTTTAAACGAAAAGAAGGCCCTTCTTTTCGTTTATACAGAAGCTAGAGaggttctaattttagcaaaatctgaaatttgaacttttttaagaTACCAGGTAGAGCTGGACTATCTTCAGCTGGACTTCTAgcaaataagatattttttgtatattgcaaaatttactcaaaaaaattatttttggtaaaaagtgtatataactttctaacgaaagTCATTACGCGGAGACAAAATGTTCtctttcaaaatatctgaaagtatgtTTGAAGTTATCTTAACGataaatcaaaactgcaaaagttatataaattaaaccattttacaagaaacacttaaatttttttgataaatttgttgtaaaatgtaAAGTACAAGACATGAAGCtctagtgtcttcgacaaagtttttcaaaatacaACATGTGTGCAATGATAGGAACTAGTATTTGTATCGTTAAATTAGGTTGGTTAAGGCTATCACATTACTGCCGCCTAATCATCGTCGAGAACGCTTTCTCGTGACACACAATGTTTCATAGTCTTCACTTTATTATTCGGTGCTAGATCGGGAAGTCATACCTCGATTTTGTTGTCATTCATGTACCCGAGTATCTTGAGCCCAACATCGTCGACGTCTGCGACGCGACCAGGATAAATATAATAAAGCCTTCTTGGCCATATTTCAAAACGATCTTCATGCTAAATTTCTTGTATGATGGAGTCAAATAAAAGTTACCAAGTTTCCCTGCATGtcattaaataaatatatattgaTGATGTCATCTTGAACCTCCTCAAACAGAGATTGTTGATGAATAAACCAAAGCTCACTTGTTCTAAGTGACTTCCTTAAGGTAAACATTTCAAGCAAAATTAGGCGTGTGGTACTAAAACAATTGTTTGTGAATAATATGATTGATACACTGGATTATATAAATTTGACAAGACGCAGGTCTAGAGGGACCTTCACTGAATTCTCGAAACATTTTAAATCTTTAAGAATTTAGGATAGAAGCGTTTATGCAAAAATTCAAACTATTGTTTCGACCTTGAACTCGTGCAGTTTGTTGTCTaaattatgcattattgattttTCTGGAAATATTGATTCCAGTACCTAGCTCTTCCCCCAAGGAATGGACTGTatgtctgtagaaaaaatgttttcgttCCTACAACGCATACTTGATATTCgctataattataattattcgCGTTTTTTGTCAAAACGCTCGCAAACAATTTTGCTCCGTGATAACCTCGTTCTAGAACCACAGCTGGATGACTCAGTAGGTCACCAGGTTGTTCAAGAAACGTGCACAATCAATACGGAAACCGCCAGCTCCGGTAGGTTTCCAAATCGACACTTTTTCCTCAGCACTCGTTGTTTGTTATGATACAAACACATAAAAGCAAACAAACAGTATTACGCTAAACGCGATCAAATTTCGGAAGAGCCACCGAAACCTCCGTACGTTgctgtttcaattttaaaatcacATGTACTACAGCACTATGGTCGGAATTCCGCCAGGGAAGCTTTCGATTACGTAGGGCACACTTTTGCATGCCCCGGCAACTTGCCACCAACCTGCTGATCTGGACACGGCAAATTTTATTATGATCACTCGGCAGATCTGCTGCGCGTGTTCATCGAATTGTAAACAGATGTTTGTAGTTACTGCGATAGggacaaaaaatattatttacaaacATGCGTGCGATTCCTGTTTTTTTGGCTGTTTGTTAAttgattgtttttattttgttcttttCAGCGCCATCACCGAGCTTCCAAAGGTCATTAGCGTTATCGCCAAGGTAGCTCCAACGAGCCAGCTCCGAAGAAGTTTGTACAACAGCTCGGCTCACTTCCAGCGGGAAAAGTACATCTTCGATATCGTGTTGCCAACGTTTGAAAAATTCCAGGAAACCAGAGGCCTCAAACCATCGCGAATGTTCAATCACTACCCGACGGTGATCGCTTCCGACTGCAGCGAAGGGCGAGAGTTCGTTTTGCTCGGAGACCTATCGGCGCAAGGTTTCCGCAATTTTCAGCGAACGGAACCGCTGGATTACGAGAGTGTGTCGCAAATTTTAGTTTTTCTAGCCCGATTTCACGCCGTTTCCTTTGCCATGAAGGACCAGGCGCCGGAAATATTCGAAAAGATAATCGATCAGCTGAGGGAGACTATCTTTGTGGCACCGTTGCACAGTTCGTTCGAGGGTTTTCTCAAACGACAGGTCGACTATGCGATGAAAACGTTGGAGCACTGTCCGGCCAAGGGCGATGCCGAGGTGAGCAAGCGGTTGTTCCAGTTTCGGGACGAGTACGGACCGTCGATGGTGGAGTGTGTGGATAATCGTGCGGATGTGGTGATTTGCCATGGGGATTGCTGGATCAGCAACATTCTGTTCAGGCAGAGGGTAAGGattgtttcaaatttttcatatttaccaGGGATAGTTTCATACAATTTTAACTGAAGGTGGCCTCTTGGTCCGAGTCAGACTTATCTGAAATTTGCGTCAGAATTCCAGCCTTCCGAAGAAATTCTGGCTCAAATGACGCATTCGGTTGCTACGTTTACTAGTCagaaaatttgctgaagacaaatTTTATCAACTACTTCATTGTTTAAGAATAATTGTTTAATTTCGCTATTAGGTGAAATTATATTGTCCTTTCAATTCCGCTACCAAGTACAATTGATAATCCCCACGAGTATTATTTTAATCGTATTCAAACAGCTGAATGTTATTGCTGGAAGGAGATTCTTAGTCCCTTAGGTCCTTCTGCTTATGGATCCAACCAATCCAATCCCACAACTCAAAAAATTCCGTTAGtgtatgagtattcctcgtaccttaacgattattTGAATTAGgaataatttttttgtgcattcGGGAACGATTGTCCTAAAAATCGCGGATTTAAGCTGTAAAAattgtattgaaaaattctcatctataaaccaaaaatttatgcatagaaAAGAAATTAACTACAAGAacaattaattacgatcaattgaaagaaaaaaatgaagagaatcggttgagtggtttttctGCAATagtgatcacggaaaaatcaTTTATTGGAAAAAcgaaatttcgagataatcgcttggaagcgctgttactttcgatctatttcttatCTATTATTTGGGTAAATACTCTCAAGGagctgtactttcagataaagtaaaaaaatcgattttttgcgaaaaaaaaggtatgtaaccccttaataattGTGTCACATACGTATGTGCCACCAACATTAATATTCACGCGAAAAGGCGAAGGCGAACGTTTGCAATTTTCCAGTATTCGTatatgtattggctgtgtatgcgTAAACTAGACTAGACCAAAAACACACCCAGAGCCGTAGTGTGGtattctggcgcccttggcggaatCTCAGTCTTGCGCCCTTTGCGGCATTTGTCTAATCAATCTAACCGGAAATGAAGCATCAAAAACGCTATAGTTCtgtgaaaatttaaatataaGTAGTATAAGATTTCTCTCTAAAGGTTACGGATAGAGCATTTTTTCGGAAGACTTTGGGAAATAAGTTGACGCTAGGTACTTGAAGACGATGGACTGAAAGCAAGCAAATTACGTTTCTGGCAACAATCCTTTTATGAAGGACAAGTGTGGccacatgcccgctcacaacgttgagatcgacggtgcagTCGCCGATTCGAGTTTTCCATGCGTGGATCTTCTGAAGCACGAAGTTGGCTATTTCAAGAACCCCTTTCTGAGAACAAAGCTTCTGAATGGCAATCGCACTGGACGGgacaaaatggtgtattttttgtatttgtattttttcgaATGGAGAAATATTAAAAAGAGCTATTCCACTTACTACGACAAATCATAATGCTCTCTTGGCTGAGAAGTGCGATTCTGATGATCTCCATGTGGGACTCACTGCTCACAAGAGTTACAGACAGATGACATTCCTTACAAAAGCTTAAATTTTCCTCTTGAGAGGCCACCGAATATACCTGCTCGAGCAAGCTCTgacacaaaaccgaagtaaacAGTTCTTGATCTTAGAAATTTAAGTTAAGTCAAGGAGTTTTCAGCGCTTTTAGGAACACCAAAGCATagacatttcaaccagagattcaacttagtgcagaACTCGTTGATGACCGACAACTTTTTGATATTGCGATTACAATTGATCTAGCTTGCTCCACGATCTCCACGAGCTTTAAGGAGATGGGCTGCTTCATTACCCATGACCACAAATCTCTCGCATTGAATTTTTATGAAACTGAGTAAACAAGCGATAAAGTTTATAatattttcgctattttttaatttcaaatctTTGCAGTTGAAATTTTTGCGTTGTGCAATTCGAGCACGTTCGTTGTTTATTCCGTAGGATAATCTTTTGGCACTTTTGGTGGAGTCTCAGTTGTGCGCTTCTTTGATGTTTACATTGGCTTTCTGGCTTCGGTCTTATTTTAACACATATTTTCCCTTATTATAAAGCAGAACAGGATTTCAGTGCCCTTAAAGGTTGGCAACCTTGATGGGGGCCAACCTGTTCAACCGCACGCTACGACTCTGCACACAGCACCATACAGCTATACTGTATACGAGATCAAGCAACTGTCCATTGTATATGTCAGCTGGTTGGAATCTGGTTATCCCTAATTCCGGGGTAAAAAGACTAGCGTTTCGATCCAAAAATTTTTGCGGACACGATCGAAGCGGCTATATGTAAGTACACGGAAAGAAGTGTTCtgtgaaaaatcattttctgaaCGGATAGTTTTGATTTTACCAGATGGATGAACAAATGACAATGGCTtggtgcaaaattaaaaaaaaaaaaactggacaATAAAACACACATTATCGGtaacaaatattaaaaatcaataTAACAGCCACTTTAAAAGCATAATAAACTTCTTTTGAGAGTCCTTGAAAAGGCTCCATTGTCAAATACATAATACCTAAAGTTACTACAGTCGACCCCCATCCAAAACTTCATACTATGTAGAGCATTATGTCATAAACCTCAAAGAACATACAGAAAAAAACTATCAACATTTTACTTATTACGTTTATAGATCATAAGTTCTTTATttcaaaaactacaaggggcagccctatggggttgcacgagctgtagacgtaggactatactacttgatgtaaaatatttattttattagtacatttatagtaataataaatcaaacatatttcttacgtatggtttaatcacaaccaatcaacatcgaatattacatattgaaacaaaccttcttggttttcaggtcatttcattggtagtaggtgatcgaatccgattaaacttatttaagaagatctgaagaaagaagacagataactgtgaccgaactaatatctggaactaaagcTTTATAGCATAAggttagcttgtaaaaacttcctaaagtacgcatacaaatatagcgaatgcattatcgaaactataaatatccaagaatcgaaaacaattttatatatggacaagatgcgtttttgcagcGGTTTTTCAAgaggcagtgtattcattcataaataggctttgtagtatgtaactattagtagaatcaaaatactataggctgagtggaaatgaatcacgtgatggggaaatgaatcaatgaattaaataataataaactttcgttgtgcaatttagtcacaaattagatctacctacctacacattcgcctcaaaacattaaacccaagcgcacaaagtaAAATGAATCAACGTTGATGATGATGGgcagagcgaaagagacaactaataccacgacattatgttaaccgtgtttgcaaatggagctcgcatatacaaactattttgtgtgcgaataattatacataaaagtgtgctggaaacgagcacaacacaaaagatagcataatGTTTGAACGGTAAGcacagtcgcattcactgggtagcgtacctccacaggcagtatAACGGACTTTTAACTCAgatacactggctgtaaaaacacacagcgcagtgatctgcttcgcctgctgttcaacaggcaactgagctgctctggcgaaatccgtccgtttaaatagtcgatgatgacgtcattcgtaGAAGCGTAGCGTGTTAGGTACACAAacctgtcgtgctggactagggaagcgctatcttctgtgtgtaaatgcgcgatattttgactaggttgttcattatttcaatttttaacgccatgatattaaaaatctttgggtttatcaattggaatccattcttagaagtatttcggggcgatatgtgcaaaaaaatttgaaaatttatcgtcagatggctgaattatatgcgtttaaaattggaccacttttcgttacataccatttttgtagaatttgcaacgtgcacccctatatcgaaaacaaagacgtagtcctacgtcaaaagtgcttggataaacatcaatttgacGCAATTCCTTATTGAACTTTGTTCTATGACCCTCCATGAGTATGTATCGCATCCATATGCGACCGAAAAATAACTGTATCGCTTGTAGATCTATAGATCTTCACTCCAGGAAATTCTTGGAATACCTGGAACATGAGTGAATAAAGGCATACCTGCCTAGCTATTTGATACAGAATATTTTTTAAGTGATATAAACATACAATTTTGTAAGCTGCTTTTACAAAAGGAAATTCTATaagaatgtaaaaaaaactttaacgaactaaatcccaaatatcgcacacttttttacgaaccaattcagattgagcttgtgcgaccacccctggctgctactccgttatcgatctggactagctgaagtagataattatgcttggggatcatccataaatgatgtAGCATTCTTTGAGTGATTTTGACACCCCCCtctcccatcgtagcattttgtcacaaacttctaaataccTCCCcatgataattacgtagcttggcgGTAACTCTACCCCTCCCCCTTGTCAtagtaatttatttttaaataaaaagctatgttagttattcccctttaaaaagctacgtagcatgacatgaacCCCTAcctcatcacaaaatacaaaccccccccccctcctccatataatgctacgtcatttatggatggtcccttaggaGTAGCGaagcatctttcaatgtgcaactcctggtaatcctaaagtgatTGATCACTATTGATCAATTCCGGCGCTGTGCCggtccgaacgtagatcgcgaaaggaaatggaaggaatgttagttcgatacTTGCTTAGCTACTGCTGCACACACACTCCacaatagggcattgcaaaaaaaatttttttttaattctcagaGGCCCCCctcccatattgtgacaaatgtcaaagtaagctcagatgccaaatttcacatcatttggacaattctagactcccggccacatcgcttgaaatttttgaaaaatattttaaatgctataacttttgaagtagcaatcagaaaattataatttatacctctttttaaagaaaataaccttagtatttgaatggagatatttatgtttctaaaaaaatacgagaaagtggggtactgggtcattttggccccaaaatcccctatttccaatattccaatccAATTccgtttttctaatgtgaaaaaatctcacaaatcgaacggaacctttttgaccttagtccgaatacgagaagttggggttatagggccttcagccattcatattaaattttaccatttctcgtgcatatatttcTATTACCcttcaatcaattttaaaaaattgtaccttgttgaacgtgaaaaatccttagaaacaaaataaaaatagattcgtttctggtaaaattcagaaacatcaatttatctgacatatagtctcgatttcacatttttatcataaaatacgGAACAGTTTGTTGCGTTTCGTTACCCATACTACAGCTAGGTTCTAGAAGATTCTTACTTCCTGAACAGAACAGTTGTGTTCATTTAATAGTGGTAGCAATCTatactgccgctctacgcataattgtctcaTGTGTATATGGGACAGTAATGCGTATAGCGGCAGTATATATAGTACAAATTACAATCAGAACAGTCAGTCATCATTCAAAGTTAGTATCGAGAGTCATTATCTACAGTCACAATTTATACAAGTCGAAGAGTTAATACAACTGAATTATATACTGAACAGATTTCGATCTTAATACTGATATACGTATAGTGCATGTGCACACAAGTGCTTCTTCTCAATAAACCCACTGAATTTAGTTATGTGACCGCGAGTTCTTACTATATCGCGAACCGAACAGTTTCCCTCGTCATAAATATCcgtataataaataaaatatttgatgtTTCGGAATTTTACcgctaacgaatctatttttgtagcattccaaagagttttccacgctcaacaaattacgttttatgaaaattgattgaagaataatagagatatatgctcgagaaaatgataaaatttaatatgaatggctaaaggccctataaccccaacttctcgtatttgggcaaaagtcaaaaaggttccgttcgatttatgagattttttcacattagaaaaactgcaaaatatgtataatttgcatcacggagaagaaaagttattaaaaataggggattttggggccaaaatggcccagtaccccacttttcctTATTTTTCTAGATACAGAAATATCTCTAGTCAAATACTaacgttatttcctttaaaaagagatataattttttgtaattttctgattgctacttcaaaagttatagcatttaatatatttttcctccatatttttccatagcaccaatttaaaaaatttcaagcgaagtgggcgggagtatagaattgtccaaatgatgtgaaatttggcatctgtgCTTACTTTGAcaattgtcacaatatgagatgggggcctttgagaattcaaaaaaaaataatttgcaaTGCCTTGTTATGCATcttttatacagggtgtttggttcatggttaagaacctctcgaagggtgatagactgtcatatttggagaaaaaaattgttctacacataccatcaaatctcaaccgatacagagttattgaactttttgtgtaaaaaacttatttgtcttaaaatacctctaactttaaaagtacactttgtattttaaatcttttagttccattcgaaaggtgagaaaatttcctattcaatggtgttctcatatcttttagttaattagttttaattaccttttagctgtaaagtagttaaaagttagtgtttttgggCAGGGTTTTGCTAATTATCTCggaataatgaagtatgattatagcaatatccattatccaaaagttaggTTTtaagacgattcataatttgttcttggacgacatattcctatctcttctcatttctttgtaatttcattactatacttttcctgtaactgacttgcaagtgcttaaaaggctCTAATCTgaga encodes:
- the LOC131685419 gene encoding uncharacterized protein LOC131685419; this translates as MSVLPGNVIEAIKEHVSAKGMKDPKFDISSGSRNGDSYSGDVYRIVVSPNEKDVEDCRNNNGDGAITELPKVISVIAKVAPTSQLRRSLYNSSAHFQREKYIFDIVLPTFEKFQETRGLKPSRMFNHYPTVIASDCSEGREFVLLGDLSAQGFRNFQRTEPLDYESVSQILVFLARFHAVSFAMKDQAPEIFEKIIDQLRETIFVAPLHSSFEGFLKRQVDYAMKTLEHCPAKGDAEVSKRLFQFRDEYGPSMVECVDNRADVVICHGDCWISNILFRQRNIQNPKELRFLDWQVSRCGTPVIDLSYFLFCCTDTELRTRLPELLRKYHTALVERIDELGCDGQKLFPFETLQQHLKKFARFGFGMALMTLHTTCCVEKDLPDISAALESSELVDLDKYAKDLLYNPAYIKRMTGVCRDMVKLGYL